In Archaeoglobus profundus DSM 5631, the sequence GGCTGAAAAGTTCTTCAAGCCGATAAAGCTCACCGAAGATGAGTTGCTTAATCTTATCCCGAAGATTCTTCCGAGCGGTCCAGTAGAGAGACTACTGCTCACAGCATATCTGCAGGATGCTGGAAGTTTAGAAGAGCTCAAAGATGTTCTCGAAGGAGAAGATGTTCCCGGATATATGAAAGCTACAGCCCAAAAGATTCTCTACATAGCCAACCTGAATCTTATTTCAGATGAGGGTTACAGCCTGAGAGAAGTTCTGAGTGGAGATTACATCAGCATAATTACTTTCGCATTCGTTGACGATCCCCTAGACCGTTTCGTCTGCTCGCTGATTTATCTCAGCGCCATCTATGAGACTTGGAAGGATATGCCACATGATCGTATTTTGAGCTTCTTCGTTGCAGATGCCAACCTCTTTGCTCCAAGCCGTAGCAAAGACTTGCTTGACAGCTTGTCAAGATACCAGACAAGAGCGAGAGCTCAGCTTCAGATCTATGCAAGGATAAGCAGAGCCCAGCATTTGGCTTGGACTCTCGACTTCCAGAGTTGGCAGGATATAGATGAGGTCGTTAAGGAACAGATGACTGAGCGGTTCTTTAAGAGAAGCTGGTCTGAAGAGATTGCGAAAATGCTTGGAATCGAGCCGCATGAGCTTAGACGATTGGGCAAGTCCTACGCTTACTTTCACAACATGCTGACATGCCAAAAAATCATGGTTCGTCCTCCGATGAGCCGGAAGGCAAGGGAAGGCCAATTCACTCCGGTTGATTTTGTAAAAGAGTTTAGGAGGTTTGAGAAATATGAGGATACTTTTGATATTGTTTAGCTTGCTTATGTTGGTTGGTTTAGCGGTTGCAGGGAACGTCACGGTAAACGAGACGGCAGTCAATCAGACTCTGAATCAGACGAATCTAAATCTGAGCATTAACGTGACTCCGACACCAATTCCAACGCTTACTCCCGTTCCGACACCTACACCGACACCAACTCCGACACCGGCAAATCAAACGAACATGACTCTTGAAGAGCTTGTGAAAGTCCTTCAGAAGCAGGTTGAGGACTTGAGGAAGCAGAATGAAATCTTAAGGGAGGAAATTAAGAAGCTGAGGGAAGAAAACAAGAGGCTTAAGGAGAAGCTTGCAAAGCTTGAAAGGAGACCGATAACTTGGGAAGACGTAGAAAACAAGGTGGATGAGTATTACGTTCAGTTCACCTATTGGACAGGATGGCTTTGGCCCATACTGACGTTTTATCTGATCTTACGTTACAGGAAGCCGGCCATCGAGACCGAAGAGGAGAGGATTCAGGAAGCCGTTGAGAAGATCGTCAGGGAGAAGCAGAGGGAATGGTTCTGCTATCAGGTCCGGAAAAAGGGAATCGAGACGGTTGCAGAAGATGATACGGAGCTTGCAATATTCAGAAGCCTGGGCATCTACACAATCGGAGATCTACTGTCAAAGAGCGATGAGGAACTGATAGAAGCATTCAAGGAGAAGTATAAGCCGACCGCCGATCTGCTTGAGCATTTCAAGAACAGGCTTAAGGAGATTAAGGAAAAGCTGAAGGAGGTTGATAGCGATGCCTGATCCGTTCAGCGTTTGTTTTACTGTTGTCAAGGTTACAGGGTTCCTGCTTGCGTTGACAGCTATGGGTTACTTGATTTTTGACAATTTATTCCTTAGACAGCTCGGCAGAAGAACAGTGATCAGACTCGTTATAGATGGGAAGGTCAGCAAGAGGGAGATAGTCAGGCTGTTGGAGGAGAGAGGCTATAAAGTTGTGAGGTGGAAGTAATGAACTAGTTTGATCTTTAGCTGATTGGAATAGTTGCCAGTAGAGTATTCTTTGGTAATCTTGCGTACGATGTAGTTAAATCAGCCGTTAAAAAACTGTATAAGTCCAAAAATTTCTATTTTTTAGTCCTTTTAACCTAAATACTACTACCTAACGCTATAAGTCCAGCAATAACCTCAAACCCTGGCGTTTTAACCTCCTTTGGTACGGTGATATTTATTTATAATCCTTCCCTTCTTTTTAAGTAATGCTATCTATTAAACTTTTGAGTCAAGTTTTTCTTGACTCAGAAATTATAATACCTTATATTTAGTAATAATAAACCCATGAAAGGGTGAAAATAGAGTTGGAGATAGACGAGAAGTTGCTGAAAAAGGCAGTGGAACACGGAATAGACTTAAAAACGTTCTTAGAAGTGAAACTATACGACTTCCTAACAGGAAAAGAGGAATTCTACGATCCAAAGCCCTTGAAATATGAAGAACTCAAGGAAGACTTTGAGAGATGGCTTAAAGATAAAATTAGCCTCGAAACAGCGGAGAGATACCTCCACATTCTGAAGGGATTAGACGGGATTACACCCAAGTCCTTGATCCAGTTGTACAAGAGCAGACCAGCTAACAACGTTGCCAAGGCTATTCGAAATCTGGTGAATTACTTAGAGGAGAAGAAGCTAATCAGCCACGAAACCGCTAAAGAGATAAGAAAGGCTGTTCCCATCAAAAAGGGTAAGGGTGACAAGATAATACCTACCGATGAGGACGTTAGAGAAGGTTTTGAGTATTACAAGAGGAACCTAGCGGAGGAGTATTACTTAGTGGCGTTAATAATAGCCTTCAGCGGTGCCAGATTGAGGCACGTCCTCAGGATGCTCGAAGAATGGGATCCCACGTATCTCGTGTATACGGACGATTTTGCAAGGTACGAAATAGGACACTTGACAATGGGTCATAAAGAGGGATTCTGGATATATATGCCCACTTGGCTTGCAAAGAAGATTAGGAGAATGAAATTATCGGAAGAAACGGTAAAAACAAAGAAGATAACGTATAAAGCCAAAAGTGGACGACTCGTAACGTCAAAGTACATCAGAAAGTGGTTTAATAACGTCCTCGCAGACTTTGAGAAAGATAAAGACGTTAGGAGCTTCATAATGGGTCGTCCCGGCGATATTGGTAAATCGGTAGAGGGTGAATACTATTTGGAACTCCTACGTCGGGCAGATAAAGTATATCCACTCGTAATGAAGAGAATAGAAGAGATTTTGAGCGGTTTATTCTAAGCTCTATTTTTATCAAATTTTTATGTATTTTTCGTCTCGTGCGAAATTCGAGGTTGGGAAGTCTTATAACACCCCCCAATTTGTGGTCACAAAAAGTCGATTGGACCAAATTCTAAGCCTGTTATATAACTTGTGGACACAACAATCTGGAGGACGTCCGCTTGTGGTCACAACCGCAGGTCCTGTAATTGTGGACACAACTTTACCTGTAACCTCTACCTCTCCTAAAAGCTTCTACCACGTAAACAGTATTACCTTCAACGAAATATTCGAATCGGAAATCTCCGACTCTCAATCGATACATGGTTTTATCTCTACCTTTTAACTTCTTTATGTCCGCACCGGGATGAGGAGTAAAAGGATCTTCTTTTAACCTTCTTAAAGCTTCAACACATCTTCTTCTGTCTTCTTCGGATAACTTGTCTAAAAATTTGGCTACGTCAGGATGGATCAAAACCGAGAACATTCAAAGACCTCTCGAAGATGCGTAATCTTCAAGGTCTATAAACTTCTCCTTATCTCTTTGAAGCTTCTCCCATTTTTCGTCAATATAATCCTCAAGCTCCTCGTAAGTTTCTACTAATCTTTTTATTACATCGTTAAGCGTTTCTCCTTCTCTTCTGATCCTTTCCAACTTTTCTACTACATCCTTGTTAAGCGTAACCGTAACCATAAGGTAACCTAATCAACGCAAAAATTTAAGACTTTGTGTCCACAGGTCGGTACCTGCGGATCTTCTTTGTGGTCACAATTGCAGGTCCGATGATTGTGACCACAGCATTACTAGTAATATTGTGACCACAACCCTCCCGAGCCCGTTGCCCGGGTTCAAATCCCGGCGGCCGCATCTATTGTTTCACCAAAACCAATATCAACAATACTGACCTACACAATTAAAGTGGTAACCTTCGGCGTAGACATCGTCGGGAATAACAGATATGCGTTGTTCGTGCTTGAGCATGAGGATGAAAAGATAGTTTCAAAGATAAAGCTCTTCAGACTTATCAGAAGGTACAAACCCGAGATTGTAGCAGTTGATAATGTCTTCGAATTGTTTGATTCGAAGGAAGAGCTCGTAACGTTTTTGAGACAGGCTCCTTCAACAACCAAGCTTGTTCAAGTCGCTGGAAAGTATCCCCTCCCCGTGCTAGCTAAAAGGTTTGGGCTAACGATAAATCCAAGAAACCCGGTTGATGAAGCAAAAGCCTGCGCGTACTTGGCAAAACTTGGGGTTGGTGAAGAAGTCTCTGTATTCATGGACAGAACGATAATAACAGTTTCAAGAAACAGAAGTCTTGGAAGGGGTGGTTGGAGGCAGAAGAAGTACAAGAGGAAGGTACATAACTCCGTAAGGCAGGTTTTCAACGAGATAAAAAGCAAGCTCGATGAGCTTGGCTTAGAGTACGTTGAGAGTGTCAAAAGCGGTTACGGTGGAATCTCGAAGGGAGTTCTTGTTGTAAACGCACCTAAAAGCTCGATTCCAATAAACTCCTTCAGATTTGGAGATGTTCAAGTGAAGGTTGAAGCTGTTGAGAAGGAAAAGATAGAATTCATTCCACTGAGAAAGTCCAAGCCTTTCGTTATAGTTGGAATAGATCCTGGAACTACGACGGCTGTTGCAATGGTAGACTTAAACGGGAATTTCTTAGATGTAAAGAGTAAGAAGGGATGGAGTTACGGTGAGATCATCGATTATATAACGTCTGTAGGAAAGCCCGTTGTCGTTGCAACTGACAAATCCAATCCGCCGGAACTAGTCCTAAAGCTTAAAGCTTCATTTAATGCCGTTTTATGGACTCCCAGAGAGGATATGAGTGTTGAGAAGAAGAGACAGATAACATCGGGCTACTGCTACTTAAACGACCATGAGAGGGATGCAATAGCTGTAGCCATATCCGCCTACAACACTTTCAAGAACAAGATAAAGAATATTGAGAAGAGAGTTCCTGCCGGATTGGATGTAGACTTTGTTAAAGCCGAAGTTATAAGGGGTAATTCTCTAAAGAATATCATAGACAAGGAGAAAGAGAAAAAAGAAGAGAAAGTCGAGAAGAAAGAAAAAGTTGTAACTCCAACAATGAACCTTAAGATAATTGAAGAGCTTAGAGAGGAGAATGAACTTCTCAGAAGGAAGGTAAAAGAGTTGAGTGAAAAAATTGAGAAGTTGAGAAGTAAGATAGTTGAGATGTCCAAAGAAAGCTACGAGAGAATTAGAAGAGACAACTTGGTCAGGTCTTTGCAGAGTGAAATAGTAGAGCTAAGAAAGGCTCTAAAAGAGAGAGATAAAAGAATTGAAGAGCTTGAAAAGGAGATCGAGAGAATTAGAAAGATGAAGTTATTGGAATTTAAGGGATGGATGGAGGTAAAGGTTCTCAGAAAATTCACGAAAGAAGAAATAGACAAGCTTGAAAGAGAACTTGGAATAAATAAAGGAGATGTAGTGTTAATACGTGATGCAAGCTGCGGTGGTAAGAGTAACGCTGAGTACCTCTGCGAGAAAAGAATTAAAGCTGTCATAGTTAAGAATGAGATGTCCCACTTGGCAAAGTCGATTTTAGAGGAGAGGGAGATCCCCGTCATATCTGCAGATGAAATAGACATTATTGAAAGCGAGACTTTTGCCTTAGTTAACGCTGAAAGCTTTGAAAGAGTTTACAGGACCAAAGTTGAAGAAATAAGGAAGAAAAAGCTCGATAAAATCGAGGAGTTGTTCGTAGAGTATAGAATGCGTAGAAAGTTTTAAAATCCTCTTGAGAACTTCCTGAGGATGCTGAT encodes:
- a CDS encoding DUF7557 family protein; its protein translation is MVTVTLNKDVVEKLERIRREGETLNDVIKRLVETYEELEDYIDEKWEKLQRDKEKFIDLEDYASSRGL
- a CDS encoding type II toxin-antitoxin system RelE family toxin → MFSVLIHPDVAKFLDKLSEEDRRRCVEALRRLKEDPFTPHPGADIKKLKGRDKTMYRLRVGDFRFEYFVEGNTVYVVEAFRRGRGYR
- a CDS encoding integrase — protein: MKIELEIDEKLLKKAVEHGIDLKTFLEVKLYDFLTGKEEFYDPKPLKYEELKEDFERWLKDKISLETAERYLHILKGLDGITPKSLIQLYKSRPANNVAKAIRNLVNYLEEKKLISHETAKEIRKAVPIKKGKGDKIIPTDEDVREGFEYYKRNLAEEYYLVALIIAFSGARLRHVLRMLEEWDPTYLVYTDDFARYEIGHLTMGHKEGFWIYMPTWLAKKIRRMKLSEETVKTKKITYKAKSGRLVTSKYIRKWFNNVLADFEKDKDVRSFIMGRPGDIGKSVEGEYYLELLRRADKVYPLVMKRIEEILSGLF
- a CDS encoding DUF460 domain-containing protein, translating into MVTFGVDIVGNNRYALFVLEHEDEKIVSKIKLFRLIRRYKPEIVAVDNVFELFDSKEELVTFLRQAPSTTKLVQVAGKYPLPVLAKRFGLTINPRNPVDEAKACAYLAKLGVGEEVSVFMDRTIITVSRNRSLGRGGWRQKKYKRKVHNSVRQVFNEIKSKLDELGLEYVESVKSGYGGISKGVLVVNAPKSSIPINSFRFGDVQVKVEAVEKEKIEFIPLRKSKPFVIVGIDPGTTTAVAMVDLNGNFLDVKSKKGWSYGEIIDYITSVGKPVVVATDKSNPPELVLKLKASFNAVLWTPREDMSVEKKRQITSGYCYLNDHERDAIAVAISAYNTFKNKIKNIEKRVPAGLDVDFVKAEVIRGNSLKNIIDKEKEKKEEKVEKKEKVVTPTMNLKIIEELREENELLRRKVKELSEKIEKLRSKIVEMSKESYERIRRDNLVRSLQSEIVELRKALKERDKRIEELEKEIERIRKMKLLEFKGWMEVKVLRKFTKEEIDKLERELGINKGDVVLIRDASCGGKSNAEYLCEKRIKAVIVKNEMSHLAKSILEEREIPVISADEIDIIESETFALVNAESFERVYRTKVEEIRKKKLDKIEELFVEYRMRRKF
- a CDS encoding P-loop NTPase family protein, producing the protein MLSATFRRYYGEHRGVKVKIKDKTRELGELAVGINKKGKFVTVSSKVKHRAIVGVTGAGKTTLAQTLKEVDYARGRKVVEIEPSLEAKCEGIFMNLPNDDPEMIKVLKNEFDLEPKPIRTIAYTPNTPQYQKFVEKYPEAEKFFKPIKLTEDELLNLIPKILPSGPVERLLLTAYLQDAGSLEELKDVLEGEDVPGYMKATAQKILYIANLNLISDEGYSLREVLSGDYISIITFAFVDDPLDRFVCSLIYLSAIYETWKDMPHDRILSFFVADANLFAPSRSKDLLDSLSRYQTRARAQLQIYARISRAQHLAWTLDFQSWQDIDEVVKEQMTERFFKRSWSEEIAKMLGIEPHELRRLGKSYAYFHNMLTCQKIMVRPPMSRKAREGQFTPVDFVKEFRRFEKYEDTFDIV
- a CDS encoding PGF-CTERM sorting domain-containing protein, producing MNITVPKEVKTPGFEVIAGLIALGSSI